In Synechocystis sp. PCC 6714, the following are encoded in one genomic region:
- a CDS encoding Uma2 family endonuclease, which yields MGQTVTDKNLTLEEFFRLPEGEINYELQDGKAIAKMSPKRIHSSLQRTLLFLLSDWGNRQDCPLPGEAYPEWGICLEKDGQDWAPVPDVTYISDQKLAPFALENDFCPVAPELVVEIISPGQSFDVMTQKALDYLAAGVERVWIIGDRYRSLTIFAPDRPPMTYQGDQLVEDALFPQLTFTVNELFTKAKV from the coding sequence ATGGGTCAGACCGTCACAGACAAGAATCTAACTCTAGAAGAATTTTTTCGCCTTCCAGAAGGGGAAATTAATTACGAATTACAGGACGGCAAGGCGATCGCCAAAATGTCACCAAAACGCATCCACTCCAGTCTCCAAAGAACGTTACTCTTTCTCCTGTCTGATTGGGGAAATAGGCAAGATTGTCCTTTGCCTGGCGAAGCCTATCCTGAATGGGGCATTTGTCTAGAAAAGGATGGGCAAGATTGGGCCCCGGTGCCCGATGTTACCTATATTTCTGACCAAAAATTAGCTCCTTTTGCCTTGGAAAATGACTTTTGCCCTGTGGCCCCGGAATTGGTGGTGGAAATTATTTCCCCCGGTCAATCCTTTGACGTCATGACCCAAAAGGCTTTGGATTATCTGGCCGCTGGAGTGGAAAGAGTCTGGATTATTGGCGATCGCTACCGCAGTTTGACTATTTTTGCCCCCGATCGCCCACCTATGACTTATCAAGGTGATCAGCTAGTGGAAGATGCTCTCTTCCCCCAGTTGACTTTTACGGTCAATGAATTGTTTACCAAAGCCAAAGTTTAA